The Maylandia zebra isolate NMK-2024a linkage group LG7, Mzebra_GT3a, whole genome shotgun sequence genome contains a region encoding:
- the LOC101466176 gene encoding E3 ubiquitin-protein ligase RNF180 isoform X2, producing the protein MKDPLQENMQRSMLRCRKCRKSIIDSTCFLTIPYTDEASADVCSIWHLDVDILPEWILTSVHQTQWTAGKLNCQNCRARLGGFNFINRSQCPCGTDASIHFSKSRLDYDHKHSILMGQPLRSRLNRGQMDISQNHEERAEFSTTTLDRFQDFNCAATMPHESPMEASNPQTDGRTPVERENARWKSVPAFCGRDFYPDVVSHPASEQLHTDGEASSSVSEGTQPPLDLHLLLTEEGVESSVETAALCDEVSDPAVFLRRRWISDSVSEHEEEPVAERVRVLLLDDDEDEEEEEEHQENRENLTCAVCLDVYFSPHRSQPCGHVFCEPCLRAHAMNSGNDKTTCPLCRDVILYTNLQTELDQRAKTFFPKLYKARKCEFEASPCASWPLPEGIRDEDFPVLHFYGVQLGHILLKIFFVISCILCCVLVLVFLCFILFLCCFRPYGLIASFLPD; encoded by the exons ATTCCGTACACAGATGAAGCCTCTGCTGATGTTTGCAGTATTTGGCACCTCGATGTTGACATATTGCCAGAGTGGATTTTGACCTCAGTTCACCAA ACCCAGTGGACTGCTGGAAAACTCAACTGCCAGAATTGTAGAGCTCGCCTGGGAGGCTTCAACTTTATTAATCGCAGTCAGTGTCCCTGTGGCACTGACGCCTCCATTCACTTCAGCAAAAGCCGCCTGGATTACGACCACAAGCACTCCATCCTGATGGGCCAGCCTTTAAGGTCGAGGCTCAACAGGGGACAGATGGACATTTCTCAGAATCACGAGGAGAGGGCTGAGTTTAGCACGACTACACTGGATAGATTTCAGGATTTTAACTGTGCTGCTACAATGCCCCATGAGAGTCCTATGGAGGCCTCAAATCCACAAACTGATGGGCGAACTCCTGTAGAAAGAGAAAATGCTCGCTGGAAGAGTGTGCCAGCTTTCTGTGGTCGTGATTTTTACCCTGATGTTGTCTCACATCCTGCAAGCGAGCAGCTTCACACAGATGGTGAAGCCTCTTCATCTGTTTCTGAGGGTACCCAGCCGCCTCTGGATCTGCATCTCCTGCTAACAGAGGAGGGTGTTGAGTCTTCTGTAGAGACTGCAGCTCTCTGCGACGAGGTCTCTGATCCTGCTGTGTTTCTCAGAAGGAGATGGATCTCTGACAGTGTCTCTGAGCATGAAGAAGAACCAGTG GCTGAACGTGTGAGAGTTTTGCTgctggatgatgatgaggatgaggaggaggaggaggagcaccaGGAGAACAGGGAGAACCTCACCTGTGCTGTCTGTCTGGATGTCTACTTCAGTCCTCACAGAAGTCAGCCCTGTGGTCATGTCTTCTGTGAGCCATGTCTTCGCGCACACGCCATGAACAGTGGAAATGACAAGACCACCTGCCCTCTCTGCCGGGATGTCATCTTATACACCAACTTACAAACTG AGCTCGATCAAAGGGCAAAAACCTTTTTCCCAAAACTTTACAAGGCTCGCAAGTGTGAATTTGAGGCTTCGCCGTGTGCATCATGGCCTCTGCCTGAAG GTATCAGAGACGAAGATTTTCCCGTGCTTCATTTTTACGGAGTGCAATTGGGCCACATTTTGTTAAAGATATTTTTTGTCATCAGCTGCATCCTGTGCTGTGTCCTGGTTCTAGTGTTCCTCTGTTTTATCCTATTCCTCTGCTGTTTTAGACCTTATGGTCTAATTGCATCATTTCTTCCAGATTAG